In Candidatus Binatia bacterium, one genomic interval encodes:
- a CDS encoding zinc metalloprotease, giving the protein MSLCRVSSVTPVFIVCALLLLITRAEAAPSEPAFAVGGESFATWRDYYTSNYFEQTGKRCGKPKSVIPQSVAPSDCTFSLTIPSTDYDTVDIYEVPVVVHIIEHSNGQGQISDALVNSQIDVLNEDFRALAGTPGAPGYDVGIQFALASTDPSGNPTTGITRTVNNTWFGDSGTYYDTLAWNTAEYMNIYTNDAGGYLGYVPNLPQGGLAGSNVDRVVILWSAFGRNSLGGPPYDQGRTLTHEVGHYLGLEHTFSGGCASATPPNCYSSGDLICDTNSEASSNFGCSVGANSCSSLDPIENYMDYSDDTCMDRFTDEQSHRIRCSLLNYRSDLYAISNPGVCGNDVIEPGEACDGSDPGNCPTGVCDPDCTCEDPVCGNNVLEVGEVCDGTDDAACPGECTGACECPTTCGNGVCDAGEDATICAADCGCAAPGACGVQAPDGCYCDEGCVGLGDCCADACSACTIGCSLVATCGSTPTTPCRDTSPLGATLTIKDSANDAKDKLIFKIKRGDATATADFLDPLTAGSTASLCVYDSSATTQPLLGASVASGGVCAGKDCWKPRSTTGFKYVNKSGDPSGITTLQLKQGMAGKAQVQAKAKGTLLETPALPLQFPVTVQFLIDDGVTTSCWESEFSTALRNDAVQVKAKGP; this is encoded by the coding sequence ATGAGCCTTTGCCGAGTTTCGAGCGTCACGCCCGTGTTCATTGTCTGCGCACTCCTTTTGCTGATAACTCGGGCTGAGGCGGCGCCCAGCGAGCCGGCCTTTGCGGTCGGCGGCGAGTCCTTCGCGACTTGGCGCGATTACTACACCTCGAACTACTTCGAGCAGACCGGCAAGCGCTGCGGGAAGCCGAAGTCGGTAATCCCCCAGTCGGTGGCGCCGTCGGACTGTACGTTCTCGCTTACGATCCCGTCGACAGACTACGACACCGTCGACATCTACGAGGTTCCCGTCGTCGTTCACATCATCGAACACTCGAACGGTCAGGGGCAGATCTCCGATGCGTTGGTGAACAGCCAGATCGATGTTCTCAACGAGGACTTCCGTGCACTGGCCGGAACGCCGGGCGCGCCGGGCTACGACGTGGGCATTCAGTTCGCATTGGCGTCGACGGATCCGAGCGGAAACCCGACGACAGGCATCACCCGTACGGTGAACAACACGTGGTTCGGCGACAGTGGCACGTATTACGACACCCTCGCGTGGAACACCGCCGAGTACATGAACATCTACACGAACGACGCGGGAGGGTATCTCGGTTACGTTCCGAATCTGCCGCAGGGTGGTCTGGCGGGGAGCAACGTGGACCGTGTTGTCATTCTCTGGAGTGCCTTCGGTCGGAACTCGCTCGGCGGCCCGCCCTACGATCAGGGCCGTACGCTCACGCACGAGGTCGGTCACTACCTGGGCCTCGAGCACACGTTCAGCGGGGGATGCGCTTCGGCGACGCCGCCGAACTGCTACTCGAGCGGCGATCTCATCTGCGACACGAACTCCGAGGCGAGCTCGAACTTCGGCTGTTCCGTCGGCGCGAACAGCTGTAGTTCCCTCGATCCGATCGAGAACTACATGGACTACAGCGACGACACCTGCATGGATCGTTTCACCGACGAGCAGTCGCATCGCATCCGGTGCAGCCTCCTGAACTACCGCTCGGACCTGTACGCGATCTCGAATCCGGGGGTCTGCGGGAACGATGTCATCGAGCCGGGCGAGGCCTGTGATGGTTCGGACCCCGGCAACTGCCCGACGGGCGTCTGCGATCCGGATTGTACCTGCGAGGACCCGGTCTGCGGCAACAACGTCCTGGAGGTCGGCGAGGTCTGCGATGGGACCGATGACGCGGCGTGTCCTGGAGAATGCACGGGCGCTTGCGAGTGCCCGACCACCTGTGGGAACGGCGTCTGCGACGCGGGCGAGGATGCGACCATCTGCGCCGCCGACTGCGGCTGTGCCGCACCTGGCGCGTGTGGTGTACAGGCCCCGGATGGTTGTTACTGCGATGAGGGCTGCGTCGGGTTGGGAGACTGCTGTGCGGACGCGTGTTCGGCCTGCACCATCGGATGTTCGCTCGTCGCGACCTGCGGCAGCACCCCGACGACTCCCTGTCGCGATACCTCACCCCTGGGTGCCACCCTCACGATCAAGGACAGCGCGAACGACGCGAAGGACAAGCTGATCTTCAAGATCAAGCGAGGCGACGCCACGGCCACTGCCGACTTTCTCGACCCACTCACCGCAGGGAGCACGGCGAGCCTGTGTGTCTACGACAGCTCTGCGACAACGCAGCCTCTGCTCGGGGCATCGGTGGCGAGCGGCGGCGTCTGCGCCGGCAAGGACTGTTGGAAGCCGAGGTCGACGACCGGCTTCAAGTACGTGAACAAGAGCGGCGACCCGTCGGGCATCACGACCCTCCAGCTGAAGCAGGGCATGGCGGGGAAGGCGCAGGTTCAGGCCAAGGCGAAGGGGACTCTCCTCGAGACGCCGGCGCTTCCGCTCCAGTTCCCCGTCACGGTCCAGTTCCTGATCGACGATGGTGTGACGACGAGTTGTTGGGAAAGCGAGTTCAGCACGGCTCTCAGGAACGATGCGGTCCAGGTGAAGGCGAAGGGCCCGTGA
- a CDS encoding CoA transferase codes for MPGPLEGVRVIDLTTMISGPVSTRILGDQGADVIKVEAPGLGDLVRHMGAMKNGMSSTFATSNRNKRSIIIDLKRKEGRTVLAGLVRRADVLVQNFRPGAVERMGIGADVLRAANPELIYVSISGFGESGPYAHKRVYDPVVQALSGLAAIQADRATGRPRMMRLIVPDKLTAITAAQAITAALFARTRTGKGQHLRLSMLDATVEFHWPEGMAGYTWVGNDVSHPGARYAQDLVFETSDGFITAGAVSDSEWKGLCLAIDKLDWLQDERFATPGGRVAHAGERLTMLQDVLQTKTSADWLERLEAEDVPCAPVLDRAGLIAHPQIAENGLVVEAEHPIGGPMRQARPAARFDEQNTEIRRHAPGFGEHTDELLAEAGFDTSEIARLRSAGAIA; via the coding sequence ATGCCAGGACCCCTCGAAGGCGTTCGCGTAATCGACCTGACCACGATGATTTCGGGCCCTGTATCGACTCGGATTCTCGGCGACCAGGGGGCCGACGTCATCAAGGTCGAAGCCCCGGGCCTCGGGGATCTCGTCCGCCATATGGGCGCCATGAAGAACGGGATGTCGTCGACATTCGCGACGTCGAACCGGAACAAGCGCTCGATCATCATCGACTTGAAACGTAAGGAAGGCCGCACCGTCCTCGCGGGTCTCGTTCGCCGGGCGGACGTGCTCGTGCAGAACTTCCGGCCGGGCGCCGTCGAGCGCATGGGGATCGGTGCGGACGTTCTGCGGGCCGCGAACCCCGAACTGATCTACGTCTCCATCAGCGGCTTCGGCGAATCCGGCCCCTACGCGCACAAGCGCGTTTACGACCCGGTCGTTCAGGCGCTGTCCGGCCTCGCCGCAATCCAGGCCGACCGCGCCACCGGGCGGCCGCGCATGATGCGACTCATCGTGCCCGACAAGCTCACGGCCATCACCGCGGCCCAGGCGATCACCGCCGCGCTCTTCGCAAGGACGCGCACCGGCAAGGGGCAGCACCTCCGCCTCTCAATGCTCGACGCGACGGTCGAGTTCCACTGGCCCGAGGGGATGGCTGGCTACACGTGGGTCGGCAACGACGTCAGCCACCCCGGCGCGCGCTACGCGCAGGATCTCGTTTTCGAGACGTCCGACGGCTTCATCACCGCCGGCGCCGTTTCCGATTCCGAGTGGAAGGGCCTCTGCCTGGCAATCGACAAGCTCGACTGGCTACAGGACGAGCGCTTCGCGACGCCGGGGGGGCGAGTGGCGCATGCCGGCGAACGACTCACGATGCTGCAGGACGTCCTTCAGACGAAGACGAGCGCGGACTGGCTCGAGCGGCTCGAAGCGGAAGACGTCCCCTGTGCGCCCGTTCTCGATCGCGCCGGACTCATCGCGCATCCCCAGATCGCAGAGAACGGCTTGGTCGTCGAAGCGGAGCACCCAATCGGCGGTCCGATGCGGCAGGCACGACCGGCCGCCCGGTTCGACGAGCAGAACACGGAGATCCGGCGACACGCTCCCGGGTTTGGCGAGCACACCGATGAGCTCCTCGCCGAAGCGGGCTTCGACACGAGCGAGATCGCGCGCCTACGCTCCGCCGGCGCGATCGCCTAA
- a CDS encoding UDP binding domain-containing protein, protein MSDQSISPAGEKFDLPQQSEYAAEFQRLKKLADKARKEGKEVVVVMGVGFVGAVMAAIVADTVDKKGKPSKFVIGCQRPSPRSFWKIPLLNKGESPVKAEDPEVDPMIARTVLKKKTLTATFNSDCLKLADCVVVDVQCDYSKNDLGNMRTGEVEMAALEATIQTIGERIPAKCLTLIETTVAPGTTEFVALPILQKCFAKRKMSSTPLLSHSYERVMPGKQYVASIRDFWRVCSGCTPPARKRVVKFLTEVLNTDEFPLTVMDRPIESETAKIVENSYRATTLAFMHEWSLFSERNGVDLTKVIDAIKVRPTHNNMIFPGPGIGGYCLPKDGGLGYWAYKHILGFDDGDEVFKMSTTAIDINDTRGLHVATLTRDALRNMARYIAGAEIAVLGASYRQDVGDTRYSGSEVVVRRLVEMGAEVRVNDPYVDHWFEFESQSTYPAPGHSLSRFFRNQDGLTDLRVEPSIAKALKGVEAVVLAVPHEPYLKLTPAKVVKMAGGPIAVVDCFGILSDADIRKYFELGCEVKGLGRGHIQRIKAEVRG, encoded by the coding sequence ATGTCCGACCAGTCCATCAGCCCGGCAGGCGAGAAGTTCGACCTGCCGCAGCAGTCCGAGTATGCCGCCGAGTTTCAACGTCTGAAGAAGCTGGCCGACAAGGCTCGCAAAGAAGGAAAAGAAGTCGTCGTCGTGATGGGCGTGGGCTTCGTTGGCGCGGTCATGGCGGCCATCGTCGCGGACACGGTGGACAAGAAGGGCAAGCCCTCGAAGTTCGTGATCGGCTGCCAGCGCCCGAGCCCGCGCAGCTTCTGGAAGATCCCGCTGCTGAACAAGGGTGAATCGCCGGTCAAAGCGGAGGATCCGGAAGTCGATCCGATGATCGCGCGCACGGTTCTCAAGAAGAAGACGCTGACGGCGACCTTCAACAGTGACTGTTTGAAGCTCGCGGACTGCGTCGTCGTCGACGTGCAGTGCGACTATTCGAAGAACGACCTCGGGAACATGCGTACCGGCGAGGTCGAGATGGCCGCGCTCGAGGCGACGATCCAGACAATCGGCGAACGCATCCCCGCGAAGTGTCTCACCCTGATCGAGACGACGGTGGCTCCGGGTACGACGGAGTTCGTCGCGCTGCCGATTCTTCAGAAGTGCTTCGCGAAGCGAAAGATGTCGTCGACGCCGCTCCTCTCCCACAGCTACGAGCGCGTGATGCCGGGCAAGCAGTACGTCGCGAGTATCCGTGACTTCTGGCGCGTGTGCTCGGGTTGCACGCCGCCGGCCCGCAAGCGCGTCGTGAAGTTCCTGACCGAGGTGCTCAACACGGATGAGTTCCCGCTGACCGTCATGGACCGGCCGATCGAGTCCGAGACCGCGAAGATCGTGGAGAACTCGTACCGGGCGACGACCCTTGCGTTCATGCACGAGTGGAGCCTGTTCTCGGAGCGGAACGGGGTCGATCTCACGAAGGTGATCGATGCGATCAAGGTCCGTCCGACCCACAACAACATGATCTTCCCCGGCCCGGGCATCGGTGGGTATTGCCTGCCGAAGGACGGTGGCCTCGGCTACTGGGCCTACAAGCACATTCTCGGGTTCGACGACGGCGATGAAGTGTTCAAGATGAGCACGACCGCCATCGACATCAACGATACGCGCGGCCTGCACGTGGCAACCCTGACGCGTGACGCTCTGCGGAACATGGCTCGGTACATCGCGGGCGCCGAGATCGCGGTGCTCGGGGCGAGTTATCGCCAGGACGTCGGAGATACGCGGTACTCCGGCTCCGAGGTCGTCGTTCGGCGCCTCGTGGAGATGGGCGCCGAGGTCCGCGTGAACGACCCGTACGTCGACCACTGGTTCGAGTTCGAGTCGCAGAGCACCTACCCGGCACCGGGCCACTCGCTCTCGCGTTTCTTCCGCAACCAGGACGGCCTGACGGATCTTCGCGTCGAGCCGTCGATCGCGAAGGCGCTCAAGGGCGTCGAGGCGGTCGTGCTGGCGGTGCCGCATGAGCCGTACCTGAAGCTCACGCCGGCGAAGGTGGTGAAGATGGCCGGTGGACCGATCGCGGTCGTCGACTGCTTCGGCATCTTGAGCGACGCCGACATCCGGAAGTACTTCGAGCTCGGCTGTGAGGTCAAAGGCCTCGGTCGCGGGCACATTCAGCGCATCAAGGCCGAAGTTCGCGGCTAG